The genomic segment ATAACAAGTGTATCCTTATAAAGAGCTTGTTTTGATAGAGTAACTACAACAATATTTTTAATTAAATTTTCAACTATTTTTAAATTTTCAAGTGAATCTTTTAGGATTTTAAATTTAGGATCTTCTAATTTTTTTATATCAGTATGTAAGAATGAGCTCAAGAAAAAAGTGTTCAAATTACTAAAGTTTTTTAACAGTTGCTTAAAGTTTGACGTATCTAAAAAATCAATCAAAATATTAGAATTTGTTGTATTTGTTCCTCCTATAAAAATCTCTGGTAATAACAGTGTGTCATCATTTTTAATCTTAGCTATATGTTGAAATTTACGTCTAGCTTTAGATTGCTTTTGAGAAAACTCCTCTCTAGAAACAAAAATTCCGCCGTTACTATCTTTGACGAACTCCACTAAAACTTTGAAATCAGTATCTTCATGAACAAAAATAGCTTCAATAACCATATTTTGTGTACCTATAGTCATAAGCTTTAAAATTTTATCTAAAACCTGGTTATTATTTATATATTTAGAAGTATTACTAAAATATAGTTTTAAAACTTCTAAAGCTTCTAAAGCTTCTATAATAGATGTTTTTCCCGTTCCATTAGGACCATAAATTCCAGATAAATTACTACGGAATTCTATTATACTATTTTTTATATTTTTAAAATTTTCCAATCGAATTTGTTTTATATTCATTTTTATTCCCACTTTCTAAAAATATATTTTATCATAATTTTACAAAATAATTATATAAAAATACACCGATAAATACCGGTGTATAATTTTTCTATAGTCACTTATTATTGTATATTTTCTCCAATAATAATCTTATCAATGTAGATTTCTAATTCGTCAATTTTTTTAGTGGCAACATAAAAAACCATATCTATACTAACTCCCCAGTATTGGTGAATTAAAAGATTCCTCATATCTTTAATTTGTCTCCAATAGCTACTGTTATCATAATACTTTAATAAAGTTTCTTGCGGAATTTTAGAAATCGCTTCACCTATAATCATTAAACTATGCTCAACAATAATTTCTAAGTCTTCATCTTCAAGAAAATCTTGTAGTTTTTTATCCTTACTTTTAGATTTAATTTTAGCTATTTTTTCTTTTATATCTATTAGATAGTTTTCAATCTCTCTTTTTTTATACATAGATAATGCTCTCCATTATTTCTTTTTGAATCAATTCACTATGCTTTTTAGCAATTTCAGTTTTATAATTTTTTCTAAAGTGGCTAGTTGTAAGGAGATCTATTTTCTTTTGGAATAAATCTTCTAAAAAATATTTTATATTACAATAATTACCATAAATATCTCCATCTGGAGCTAACTCAATTAGTATATCTACATCACTATTATCAGTTGCTAAATCTTTTGCATAACTTCCAAAAAGACCTATCTTTGTTGCACCTAGGGCTTCTATTTTTATTTTATTTTCTTTTAATAGATTTAAAATTTCCATTTTAGTTAACATTATTATTTATCTCCTTTCTTTTTATCTAAATTTTAAAATATCCTATTCTTAGTATATCATATTTTCAGTGAAATAAAAAATATTGTAAAATGTAAAGCTGTGATATCATGTTAATTGTGCAAGCACCTCCTGCACAATTTCCGCCAGATTTTCTAGAAATTTTGATTATATCTAAATTCAAATAAAAATGTTATACTAAAATTGTCGATAGAGAATAAAGAAGAATTTCTATGACATCGACAGATGTAGGAAAGTGTAGCAGGGAGAGTGGTAATTTAATTTTAGCACAAACTTAATTCTAACTTTTATGAAAAACCTATCTGTTCGACATATTGGACAGTTAAAATCATCAACTATAGATAGTTAAAATCACTGCCAGTCTATATCCACAATAGTGGAATTATAACATCTCAACATCATCATGTGAATACAAGACTTTATGTCTATATCCACAATAGTGGAATTATAACTCAACATAAATTATTATGTTTTTATCAATTGATGAGTCTATATCCACAATAGTGGAATTATAACTTAACCAATTTGCCGTACCTTTTCTTCTTGCAAATGTCTATATCCACAATCCCCATCTTCCTAAAACTTTCCAAAAAATAAAAAAAGAGCACCCACATAACACCTTCCAAAATAGTTTTCCTAAACATATCACTAGATTTGTTGATAATGGGGCACTCACTAATAATATTTCCATTTTTTTATTTTTAGTCAATAGTTTTATTTCGTTCCATAAACAATAGTTTTTCCAAAAATATATCCACTTCTCAGATCAAACTTAAACTCAATCTTTTTCACACTATGCTTAGGAACTACTGTTACAACTCCACCTTTTTCACAGCATAAATAATATTGATTTTCTAATATAGACTTTTCATCAATAATATACACATCACTATCTTTATCTCTTTTAACCTTTATTATAAAAGATTCAGTTTCTCCTGCAGCTGCCTTGTAAACATTTATAGTTATTATTTTTTCTTCATCATAGATAAATTTTTCAATAACCTTTTTCTTTAATTTCTTTACAACCTGTTCCTTATAAACACCCATTAAATCAGAACTATCTTTTATTAAAATTCCATTTCTAGTTTTCTCATCTAACTTTAAAAATGGTATATTATCTACTTTTATAGAGGTAAAAATTCCCTTGTTTTCATCTATAGATTCCACTTCATCAGCAATACTTCTCAATTTATTTGCTCTGTCATATACTTTATTTAAATTATCATAATCAAGATTTAATCTATATTTTTTCATAAGTTCATCATTTTGCTTTTTCATCAAATCCCTTTTAGTATCTATAATGTCACTTGGAATCAACCTTCTCTGATTGAAAATAAACCTCTCTTTTTTCATGTAGTAATCATTCACAAAATCCATACCTAAATCAACTTTATTCAGCTTATTATCTAAAGAAAATTCAATAGCACTTCTAACATTTT from the Cetobacterium somerae genome contains:
- a CDS encoding AAA family ATPase; translation: MNIKQIRLENFKNIKNSIIEFRSNLSGIYGPNGTGKTSIIEALEALEVLKLYFSNTSKYINNNQVLDKILKLMTIGTQNMVIEAIFVHEDTDFKVLVEFVKDSNGGIFVSREEFSQKQSKARRKFQHIAKIKNDDTLLLPEIFIGGTNTTNSNILIDFLDTSNFKQLLKNFSNLNTFFLSSFLHTDIKKLEDPKFKILKDSLENLKIVENLIKNIVVVTLSKQALYKDTLVIPINYGDGSDLDTINYSTRDNIFNKNDVDSLKRAAKNIDKLLSIIIPDSRFILEEKVVGVDENDERTAINLFLVKKGIKIPLTLESTGTIKLVSLLSILIVYIQNEKAIIVIDELDIHIFEYLLAVLLETMAPLAKGQLIFTGHNLLPMEKLGKDSIIISTESNDDIVYTFMKGISNSTNIRQKYLRSQALWSEDNIEPLHLNIPALNVFVKGLVLRY
- a CDS encoding nucleotidyltransferase family protein, with protein sequence MLTKMEILNLLKENKIKIEALGATKIGLFGSYAKDLATDNSDVDILIELAPDGDIYGNYCNIKYFLEDLFQKKIDLLTTSHFRKNYKTEIAKKHSELIQKEIMESIIYV
- a CDS encoding HepT-like ribonuclease domain-containing protein, translated to MYKKREIENYLIDIKEKIAKIKSKSKDKKLQDFLEDEDLEIIVEHSLMIIGEAISKIPQETLLKYYDNSSYWRQIKDMRNLLIHQYWGVSIDMVFYVATKKIDELEIYIDKIIIGENIQ